A genome region from Pangasianodon hypophthalmus isolate fPanHyp1 chromosome 11, fPanHyp1.pri, whole genome shotgun sequence includes the following:
- the atpaf1 gene encoding ATP synthase mitochondrial F1 complex assembly factor 1 isoform X2 — protein sequence MCDGEKMAAAMVQMACLYRGMLAVRAAGVRPLIPGLVTNQLRAFSMKKEPELEENPYYSKYEEKIRKLRSSKPQEYKARLEKCSEIKKESVGHSKQADFIKLMEQEKDKGDKAGPGGFTKNKLWMNYFSTKDTISAVIPGSTYEKMNNRAKLCPTFLYALPRKEGYEFLLGQWAGQELHFTSLINVQTLGENAPSQLILYHYSDLKQDKDIVFMTAEMDSRFMTVHEAQCLANQVQLFYAAQRHETFQLVETFNHRPAEFKHMSVIAELEQSGIGQAVTAK from the exons ATGTGCGACGGGGAGAAGATGGCGGCGGCCATGGTGCAAATGGCCTGTTTGTACCGTGGGATGTTAGCGGTGAGAGCTGCGGGCGTCCGACCGCTCATTCCCGGACTTGTGACGAATCAGCTCAGGGCTTTTTCTATGAAAAAGGAACCGGAATTAGAGGAAAACCCGTATTATAGTAAATATGAAGAGAAGATCAGAAAACTGCGGAG CTCCAAACCTCAAGAATACAAAGCCCGACTTGAGAAGTGCAGTGAGATAAAGAAGGAATCTGTTGGACACTCAAAACAAGCTGATTTCATTAAACTAATGGAGCAGGAG AAGGATAAGGGAGACAAAGCAGGACCTGGAGGTTTTACCAAAAACAAG CTTTGGATGAACTACTTCTCAACAAAAGACACAATCAGTGCAGTCATACCA GGTTCAACTTATGAGAAGATGAACAACCGTGCCAAGTTGTGCCCAACG TTTCTGTACGCTCTGCCCCGGAAAGAAGGGTACGAATTCCTTCTGGGTCAGTGGGCTGGTCAGGAGCTACACTTCACCTCCCTCATCAACGTTCAG ACTTTGGGAGAAAACGCTCCCAGCCAGCTGATTCTCTACCACTACTCAGACCTGAAGCAGGACAAGGACATTGTGTTCATGACTGCTGAAATGGATAGCAGGTTTATG ACTGTTCATGAAGCTCAATGTTTGGCCAATCAGGTGCAGTTATTTTATGCAGCGCAGAGACATGAGACTTTTCAACTAGTAGAGACGTTCAACCACAGACCGGCAGAGTTCAAACACATGTCTGTGATCGCAGAGCTCGAGCAGAGCGGGATAGGACAAGCAGTCACTGCAAAGTAA
- the atpaf1 gene encoding ATP synthase mitochondrial F1 complex assembly factor 1 isoform X1 has product MCDGEKMAAAMVQMACLYRGMLAVRAAGVRPLIPGLVTNQLRAFSMKKEPELEENPYYSKYEEKIRKLRSSKPQEYKARLEKCSEIKKESVGHSKQADFIKLMEQEKDKGDKAGPGGFTKNKTLDSILNLDMVKDKSGPEIGELWMNYFSTKDTISAVIPGSTYEKMNNRAKLCPTFLYALPRKEGYEFLLGQWAGQELHFTSLINVQTLGENAPSQLILYHYSDLKQDKDIVFMTAEMDSRFMTVHEAQCLANQVQLFYAAQRHETFQLVETFNHRPAEFKHMSVIAELEQSGIGQAVTAK; this is encoded by the exons ATGTGCGACGGGGAGAAGATGGCGGCGGCCATGGTGCAAATGGCCTGTTTGTACCGTGGGATGTTAGCGGTGAGAGCTGCGGGCGTCCGACCGCTCATTCCCGGACTTGTGACGAATCAGCTCAGGGCTTTTTCTATGAAAAAGGAACCGGAATTAGAGGAAAACCCGTATTATAGTAAATATGAAGAGAAGATCAGAAAACTGCGGAG CTCCAAACCTCAAGAATACAAAGCCCGACTTGAGAAGTGCAGTGAGATAAAGAAGGAATCTGTTGGACACTCAAAACAAGCTGATTTCATTAAACTAATGGAGCAGGAG AAGGATAAGGGAGACAAAGCAGGACCTGGAGGTTTTACCAAAAACAAG ACATTAGATTCAATCCTCAACCTTGACATGGTGAAGGACAAGTCTGGTCCTGAAATTGGAGAG CTTTGGATGAACTACTTCTCAACAAAAGACACAATCAGTGCAGTCATACCA GGTTCAACTTATGAGAAGATGAACAACCGTGCCAAGTTGTGCCCAACG TTTCTGTACGCTCTGCCCCGGAAAGAAGGGTACGAATTCCTTCTGGGTCAGTGGGCTGGTCAGGAGCTACACTTCACCTCCCTCATCAACGTTCAG ACTTTGGGAGAAAACGCTCCCAGCCAGCTGATTCTCTACCACTACTCAGACCTGAAGCAGGACAAGGACATTGTGTTCATGACTGCTGAAATGGATAGCAGGTTTATG ACTGTTCATGAAGCTCAATGTTTGGCCAATCAGGTGCAGTTATTTTATGCAGCGCAGAGACATGAGACTTTTCAACTAGTAGAGACGTTCAACCACAGACCGGCAGAGTTCAAACACATGTCTGTGATCGCAGAGCTCGAGCAGAGCGGGATAGGACAAGCAGTCACTGCAAAGTAA